A genomic segment from Aegilops tauschii subsp. strangulata cultivar AL8/78 chromosome 1, Aet v6.0, whole genome shotgun sequence encodes:
- the LOC109764433 gene encoding plant cysteine oxidase 2: MPVAQAGGQPVAADTASSRRNRRRNKKSSNASANAAAPVVAVPAPVPPTPMQRLFDTSREVFAGSAPGFVPPPDAVARLAAILNGLKLQDVGIDTSMTCFKRSEPRGPPAVTYLHFYDCPKFSFGIFCLPKHAIIPLHNHPGMTVFSKMLFGSMHLKSYDWARSISEAGTTALTTSDGARLAKINTNNVVDASADTIVLYPENGGNLHCFTALTPCAVLDVMGPPYSSAAGRDCAYYSETPFSNTAGVADVRYSWLKEIPNTFRMKGVTMPRDFVV, encoded by the exons ATGCCGGTGGCGCAGGCGGGAGGGCAACCCGTGGCCGCGGACACCGCCTCGTCCCGCAGGAACCGCCGCCGCAACAAGAAGTCCTCCAACGCCAGCGCCAACGCCGCGGCCCCCGTGGTCGCTGTTCCGGCGCCGGTGCCGCCCACGCCGATGCAGCGCCTCTTCGACACCAGCCGCGAGGTCTTCGCCGGCTCCGCCCCCGGCTTCGTCCCCccgcccgacgccgtcgcccgcCTCGCCGCAATCCTCA ATGGCCTGAAGCTGCAAGATGTTGGCATAGACACAAGCATGACGTGCTTCAAGCGCAGCGAGCCGAGGGGGCCTCCTGCAGTCACCTATCTGCATTTCTATGACTGCCCCAAGTTTTCG TTTGGTATCTTCTGTTTACCAAAGCATGCTATCATTCCTCTGCACAACCATCCCGGGATGACCGTCTTCAGCAAGATGCTCTTCGGCTCCATGCACCTCAAGTCGTATGACTGGGCTAGGAGTATCTCGGAGGCTGGCACTACTGCGCTCACCACCTCAGACG GGGCTCGTCTAGCAAAGATCAACACAAACAATGTTGTTGACGCCTCAGCTGATACCATAGTTCTGTACCCGGAGAACGGAGGCAACCTGCACTGCTTCACGGCGCTGACCCCTTGCGCTGTTCTCGACGTCATGGGACCCCCTTACAGCAGCGCTGCTGGCAGGGACTGCGCGTACTACAGCGAGACCCCCTTCTCAAACACAGCTG GTGTGGCTGACGTGCGGTACTCCTGGCTCAAGGAGATTCCCAATACCTTCCGGATGAAGGGCGTAACGATGCCGCGGGACTTCGTCGTCTAG